A genomic region of Ochotona princeps isolate mOchPri1 chromosome 17, mOchPri1.hap1, whole genome shotgun sequence contains the following coding sequences:
- the DCAKD gene encoding dephospho-CoA kinase domain-containing protein — protein MFLVGLTGGIASGKSSVIQVFQQLGCAVIDVDIIARHVVQPGYPAHRRIVEAFGREVLLENGEINRKILGDLIFKEPKQRQLLNSITHPEIQKEMVKETFKYFLRGYRYVILDIPLLFETKKLLKYMKHTVVVYCDRDTQLARLMQRNNLSREDAEARIRAQLPLTEKIHLARHVLDNSGEWSATRRQVLLLHAELERSLEYLPLRLGVLAGLAALTSLLYLLSRYLLPQP, from the exons ATGTTCCTGGTAGGCCTGACAGGGGGCATTGCTTCAGGTAAGAGCTCGGTGATCCAGGTGTTCCAGCAGCTGGGCTGTGCCGTGATTGACGTGGACATCATTGCCCGGCACG TTGTCCAGCCAGGATACCCAGCCCACCGGCGCATCGTGGAAGCCTTTGGTCGGGAAGTCTTGCTGGAGAACGGCGAAATCAATCGCAAGATCCTAGGCGACTTGATCTTTAAGGAGCCCAAACAGCGGCAGCTCCTCAACAGCATCACGCACCCTGAGATCCAAAAGGAGATGGTGAAGGAAACCTTCAAGTACTTTCTCCGGG GGTACCGCTACGTGATTCTGGATATTCCCCTGCTGTTTGAAACCAAGAAGCTCCTCAAGTACATGAAGCACACGGTGGTGGTGTACTG TGACCGGGACACGCAGCTTGCACGGCTGATGCAGCGGAACAACCTGAGCCGCGAGGACGCCGAGGCCCGCATCAGAGCCCAGCTGCCCCTGACGGAGAAGATCCACCTGGCCCGCCACGTCCTGGATAACTCGGGCGAGTGGAGCGCCACCAGGCGGCAGGTCCTCCTCCTGCACGCGGAGCTCGAGCGCTCCCTGGAGTACCTGCCGCTGAGGTTGGGTGTCCTCGCAGGCCTGGCCGCCCTCACAAGCCTTCTCTATCTGCTCAGCCGCTACCTGCTGCCTCAGCCTTAG